Proteins encoded by one window of Serratia nevei:
- the sdeY gene encoding multidrug efflux RND transporter permease subunit SdeY, with product MAKFFIDRPIFAWVIAIIVMLAGVLAIMKLPIAQYPTIAPPAVSISANYPGADAKTVQDTVTQIIEQNMNGIDNLMYMSSTSDSSGSVTITLTFDSGTDPDIAQVQVQNKLSLATPLLPQEVQQQGLKVEKSSSSFLMVAGFVSDDPNMTQDDIADYVASNIKDPISRSSGVGEVQLFGAQYAMRIWLDPNKLNNYQLTTTDVTSAITEQNNQIAAGQLGGLPPVPGQQLNASIIAQTRLTSPEEFGKILLKVNTDGSQVRLRDVAHIERGAESYAVTARYNGKPAAGLGIKLATGANALNTAKGVKDELAKMAPFFPQGMKVVYPYDTTPFVKISINEVVKTLIEAIILVFLVMYLFLQNFRATLIPTIAVPVVLLGTFAILAAFGFSINTLTMFGMVLAIGLLVDDAIVVVENVERVMSEEGLPPKEATRKSMGQIQGALVGIAMVLSAVFVPMAFFGGSTGAIYRQFSITIVSAMALSVLVALILTPALCATMLKPIPKGDHGVKTGFFGWFNRMFEKSTHHYTDSVGNILRSTGRYLIIYLLIVVGMGLLFLRLPSSFLPDEDQGILLTMVQLPAGATESRTNKVLEEVSDYFLNKEKDNVVSVFTVAGFGFNGNGQNNGLAFVSLKDWGERPGAGNKVEAIAGRAMGAFSQIKEGLVFPFNLPAIIELGTATGFDFELIDQGGLGHEKLTEARNQLLGMVAQHPDVLVGVRPNGLEDTPQFKLIVDQEKAKALGVSITTINSTLSTALGGSYVNDFIDRGRVKKVYVQAEAPFRMLPEDINKWYVRGTSGQMVPFSAFSSAKWEYGSPRLERYNGLPSMEILGQAAPGKSTGEAMNLMEQLASKLPSGIGYDWTGMSYQERLSGNQAPALYAISILVVFLCLAALYESWSVPFSVMLVLPLGVIGALLAATMRGMNNDVYFQVGLLTTIGLSAKNAILIVEFAKDLMEKEGKGLIEATLEAVRMRLRPILMTSLAFILGVLPLVISSGAGSGAQNAVGTGVMGGMITATVLAIFFVPVFFVVVRRRFSKKNEDLEHSHPVEHH from the coding sequence ATGGCTAAGTTCTTTATAGATCGCCCAATTTTCGCCTGGGTAATCGCCATCATCGTCATGTTGGCGGGGGTGCTTGCAATAATGAAACTGCCTATCGCGCAGTATCCCACTATTGCACCGCCGGCGGTGAGCATTTCCGCCAACTACCCGGGCGCAGATGCCAAAACGGTGCAGGATACCGTCACGCAGATTATCGAACAGAACATGAACGGTATCGATAACCTGATGTACATGTCCTCCACCAGTGATTCCTCTGGTAGCGTCACCATTACCCTGACGTTTGATTCCGGCACCGATCCTGACATCGCGCAGGTTCAGGTCCAGAACAAACTGTCGTTGGCCACCCCGTTGCTGCCGCAGGAAGTTCAGCAACAGGGCCTGAAAGTAGAAAAATCCAGCAGCAGCTTCCTGATGGTGGCCGGCTTCGTTTCCGACGATCCGAACATGACTCAGGACGATATTGCGGACTATGTGGCGTCCAATATCAAGGACCCGATCAGCCGTTCGTCCGGCGTGGGTGAAGTGCAGCTGTTCGGTGCCCAGTACGCGATGCGTATCTGGCTGGATCCGAACAAGCTGAACAACTACCAGCTGACGACCACGGACGTGACCTCCGCCATCACCGAGCAGAACAACCAGATCGCCGCAGGCCAGCTGGGCGGCCTGCCGCCGGTGCCGGGGCAGCAGTTGAACGCCTCGATCATCGCGCAGACCCGTCTGACTTCGCCGGAAGAGTTCGGCAAGATCCTGCTGAAGGTGAATACCGACGGTTCCCAGGTGCGCCTGCGCGACGTCGCTCACATCGAGCGCGGCGCGGAAAGCTACGCGGTTACCGCTCGCTATAACGGCAAGCCTGCCGCCGGTCTGGGTATCAAACTGGCTACCGGTGCCAACGCCCTGAACACCGCCAAAGGTGTGAAAGACGAGTTGGCCAAGATGGCGCCATTCTTCCCGCAAGGGATGAAAGTGGTTTATCCGTACGACACCACCCCGTTCGTTAAAATCTCCATCAACGAAGTGGTGAAAACGCTGATCGAAGCCATCATCCTGGTATTCCTGGTGATGTATCTGTTCCTGCAGAACTTCCGCGCGACGCTGATCCCAACCATCGCGGTGCCGGTGGTACTGCTGGGGACCTTTGCGATCCTTGCGGCGTTCGGCTTCTCGATAAACACCCTGACGATGTTCGGCATGGTGTTGGCGATCGGCCTGCTGGTGGATGACGCCATCGTGGTGGTGGAAAACGTCGAGCGCGTCATGTCCGAAGAGGGGCTGCCGCCGAAAGAAGCGACCCGTAAATCGATGGGCCAGATCCAGGGCGCGCTGGTGGGTATCGCCATGGTGCTGTCGGCAGTATTCGTGCCGATGGCGTTCTTCGGCGGTTCAACCGGCGCCATCTATCGCCAGTTCTCGATCACCATCGTGTCCGCGATGGCGCTGTCGGTGCTGGTGGCCTTGATCCTGACGCCGGCGCTGTGCGCCACCATGCTCAAACCGATCCCGAAAGGCGATCACGGAGTTAAAACAGGCTTCTTCGGCTGGTTTAACCGCATGTTCGAGAAGAGCACGCATCACTATACCGACAGCGTGGGCAACATCCTGCGCAGCACCGGCCGCTATCTGATCATCTACCTGCTGATCGTGGTTGGCATGGGCCTGCTGTTCCTGCGCCTGCCTTCCTCGTTCCTGCCGGACGAAGATCAGGGCATCCTGTTGACCATGGTGCAGCTGCCTGCCGGCGCCACCGAGTCCCGCACCAACAAAGTGCTGGAAGAAGTCTCCGACTACTTCCTGAACAAGGAAAAGGACAACGTGGTTTCGGTGTTTACCGTCGCGGGCTTCGGCTTCAACGGTAACGGCCAGAACAACGGCCTGGCATTCGTCAGCCTGAAAGACTGGGGCGAGCGTCCAGGGGCCGGGAACAAGGTCGAAGCGATCGCAGGCCGTGCCATGGGCGCGTTCTCGCAGATTAAAGAAGGCCTGGTGTTCCCGTTCAACCTGCCGGCGATTATCGAACTCGGTACCGCAACCGGCTTCGACTTCGAGCTGATTGACCAGGGCGGCCTGGGGCACGAGAAACTGACCGAAGCACGTAACCAGCTGTTGGGCATGGTTGCTCAACATCCGGACGTGCTGGTTGGCGTGCGCCCGAACGGCCTGGAAGATACGCCGCAGTTCAAACTGATCGTCGATCAGGAGAAAGCCAAGGCGCTGGGCGTCAGCATCACCACCATCAACAGCACGCTGAGCACCGCCCTGGGTGGTTCGTACGTCAACGACTTCATCGACCGCGGTCGTGTGAAGAAAGTGTACGTACAGGCCGAGGCGCCGTTCCGTATGCTGCCGGAAGACATCAACAAATGGTACGTGCGCGGTACGAGCGGCCAGATGGTGCCATTCTCCGCCTTCTCTTCGGCGAAATGGGAATACGGCTCACCGCGTCTGGAACGCTATAACGGCTTGCCGTCGATGGAAATTCTGGGCCAGGCCGCACCGGGCAAGAGTACCGGTGAAGCGATGAACCTGATGGAACAGCTGGCGTCCAAACTGCCAAGCGGCATCGGTTACGACTGGACCGGCATGTCCTATCAGGAACGTCTGTCGGGCAACCAGGCGCCGGCGCTGTACGCCATCTCGATTCTGGTGGTGTTCCTGTGTCTGGCGGCGCTGTATGAAAGCTGGTCCGTGCCGTTCTCGGTCATGCTGGTATTGCCGCTGGGGGTTATCGGTGCGTTGCTGGCCGCGACGATGCGCGGCATGAACAACGACGTGTACTTCCAGGTGGGGCTGCTGACCACCATAGGCCTGTCGGCGAAGAACGCCATCCTGATCGTGGAATTCGCCAAAGACCTGATGGAGAAAGAAGGCAAAGGCCTGATCGAAGCGACGTTGGAAGCGGTGCGTATGCGTCTGCGTCCAATCCTGATGACGTCTCTGGCCTTCATCCTCGGGGTTCTGCCGCTGGTTATCAGCAGCGGTGCAGGCTCCGGCGCACAGAACGCGGTAGGTACCGGCGTAATGGGCGGGATGATCACCGCCACCGTCTTGGCGATCTTCTTCGTACCGGTGTTCTTCGTGGTGGTTCGCCGCCGCTTCAGCAAGAAGAACGAGGACCTGGAACACAGCCATCCGGTAGAGCACCACTGA